The following coding sequences lie in one Myxococcus xanthus genomic window:
- a CDS encoding M48 family metalloprotease, which yields MTSRLRLLPLLALLSLTTCVRNPATGKRMLSLVSQQDEIALGKQSAEEVRGSIGLIQEPKVQEYVARVGLPMAKASERPELPWTIQAVDDPVVNAFALPGGPVFVTRGLLTAMNSEAELASVLGHEIAHITARHSVEQMSQAQLAQAGLLLGSVLSEDVARFGGLAAAGLQLLFLKYGRDDERQADELGFKYMLKGGYDVRQAANVFATLDRVGKAAGGQSLPTWLSTHPDPGDRVKTAKERAAKANVDFNQLKDGREEYLAMLQGMAYGDDPRQGFFRGNVFMHPGLRFQLTFPQGWKTANQPQQVAGISPQEDAIVGLVPIGNIAPQEAMRRFLAQEGIQPVSAAPTGFPQGTAFFQAQTEQGVIAGVTAFVSQGGTTLQLLGYTGAQQLPAYEDAFRATFSSFGELTDASALAVQPARIELAKVTSPMTLQQFNEQHPSTIPVEELSIINGVQPGDTLPAGRTVKRVTGGVRSTH from the coding sequence ATGACTTCACGACTCCGGCTGCTGCCGCTGCTGGCCCTGCTCTCGCTGACAACCTGCGTGCGCAACCCCGCCACCGGCAAGCGCATGCTGTCGCTCGTCTCCCAACAGGACGAGATTGCCCTGGGCAAGCAGAGCGCGGAGGAGGTGCGCGGGTCCATTGGCCTCATCCAGGAGCCCAAGGTTCAGGAATACGTCGCCCGGGTGGGCCTGCCCATGGCGAAGGCCTCCGAACGGCCGGAGCTGCCCTGGACGATCCAAGCCGTGGATGACCCGGTGGTGAACGCCTTCGCCCTCCCCGGAGGGCCCGTGTTCGTGACACGAGGCCTGCTCACCGCGATGAACTCCGAGGCGGAGCTGGCCTCCGTGCTGGGGCACGAAATCGCCCACATCACCGCACGGCACTCCGTGGAACAGATGTCCCAGGCGCAGCTCGCCCAGGCGGGCCTGCTGCTGGGCAGCGTGCTCAGCGAGGACGTGGCCCGCTTCGGGGGCCTGGCCGCCGCCGGGCTCCAGTTGCTGTTCCTCAAGTACGGCCGCGACGACGAGCGCCAGGCGGACGAACTGGGCTTCAAGTACATGCTGAAAGGCGGCTACGACGTGCGCCAGGCGGCCAACGTCTTCGCCACCCTGGACCGCGTGGGCAAGGCCGCGGGCGGACAGAGCCTCCCCACGTGGCTGTCCACCCACCCCGACCCGGGCGACCGCGTGAAGACAGCGAAGGAGCGCGCCGCGAAAGCCAACGTGGACTTCAACCAACTCAAGGATGGCCGGGAGGAATACCTCGCCATGCTCCAGGGCATGGCCTACGGCGACGACCCGCGGCAGGGCTTCTTCCGGGGCAACGTCTTCATGCACCCGGGACTGCGCTTCCAGCTCACCTTCCCCCAGGGTTGGAAGACGGCGAACCAGCCGCAGCAGGTGGCGGGCATCAGCCCGCAGGAGGACGCCATCGTCGGGCTGGTGCCCATCGGCAACATCGCGCCGCAGGAGGCGATGCGGCGCTTCCTCGCGCAGGAAGGCATCCAGCCGGTGAGCGCGGCGCCCACGGGATTCCCGCAGGGCACCGCGTTCTTCCAGGCGCAGACGGAGCAGGGCGTCATCGCCGGCGTCACGGCCTTCGTGTCCCAGGGCGGCACCACGCTGCAGCTCCTGGGTTACACCGGCGCGCAGCAGCTTCCCGCCTACGAGGACGCCTTCCGCGCCACCTTCTCCAGCTTCGGCGAGCTGACGGATGCGTCGGCGCTGGCCGTCCAGCCCGCACGGATTGAACTGGCGAAGGTGACGTCACCCATGACGTTGCAGCAGTTCAACGAGCAGCACCCGTCCACCATCCCCGTGGAGGAGCTGTCCATCATCAACGGCGTGCAGCCCGGTGACACGCTTCCCGCGGGCCGCACGGTGAAACGAGTGACGGGCGGGGTGCGGTCCACGCACTGA
- a CDS encoding ester cyclase, translating into MTRHTTILMCALGWLSGCATMSPVERAAALEAQNKQRVRQLTEELYNLRMLDRIPEFIAEDFVDRSQDAPLNAVGPAFIRQQAEASFKTFPELKFDILHLVADGDLVLAHWKATAPAPQPLLLQGHSLYRLRDGKVVESWDISDRLSPLLQRGYKVVPPTL; encoded by the coding sequence ATGACACGACACACGACGATTCTGATGTGCGCCCTCGGGTGGCTGTCGGGCTGCGCCACGATGTCTCCCGTGGAGCGCGCGGCCGCCCTGGAGGCCCAGAACAAACAGCGGGTGCGGCAGCTCACCGAGGAGCTCTACAACCTGCGCATGCTGGACCGCATCCCGGAGTTCATCGCCGAGGACTTCGTGGACCGCTCCCAGGACGCGCCCCTCAACGCCGTGGGGCCCGCCTTCATCCGTCAGCAGGCGGAGGCCAGCTTCAAAACGTTCCCCGAGCTGAAGTTCGACATCCTCCACCTGGTGGCGGACGGCGACCTGGTGCTCGCGCACTGGAAGGCCACCGCACCGGCCCCCCAGCCCCTCCTGCTGCAAGGGCACTCCCTGTACCGGCTGCGCGACGGCAAGGTGGTGGAGTCCTGGGACATCTCCGACCGCCTGTCGCCGCTGCTTCAGCGCGGCTACAAGGTGGTGCCGCCCACGCTGTAG
- a CDS encoding acyl-CoA dehydrogenase family protein, which produces MVDDTRPTAHELLSLPRLAPLVPMLYVAWTDGELTPEEIRAMGSAARAQPWLDLRANTVLARWLDPLVPPSPGELAQVREHIRRTAERLSHSEHNNLAELGARLAQVGNGDEGLPAPMPELTRALAQLEESLGVSGSEAVRALVPAASPSRAEQGTPTSFDPEALRAVLDRTYPETRAQVRQWLADPAYRYTDTRDTAKYRDQVLAWLKAMADHGLGRIAFPSGNETSADLGAFVTAFETLAYFDLSLVIKAGVHFGLFGASILFLGTEKHHRKYLPQVASLELPGCFAMSELGHGSNVRDVETVARYDAEAGEFVVHTPTETARKEWIGNAARHGRIATVFAQLEVGGRVLGVHALLVPLRDPAGKVLPGIRIEDCGEKMGLNGVDNGRIWFEHVRVPRENLLDRFGQVNAQGEYTSAITGDSKRFFTMLGTLVAGRVSVAAAALSAAKSGLTIAVRYGDLRRQFGPAGDKEFRLLDHQAHQRRLLVPLAKTYAMDFALEYLVERYVKRTEEDAREVESLAAGLKAYSTWHTTAVLQEAREACGGQGYLQANRLAALKADTDVFTTFEGDNTVLMQLVAKGLLTGYRQRFEDDRVFAVLKLLADRATAVVDRNPFAARRTDSDHLRDNDYHLRALRFREEELLATVSKRIRKRLSAGVEAFEAFNQVQVHLLELAHAHVERLVLEQFLKGVADVKDPGLKTVLGRLCDLYGLSCLESANGWFQEHGWLEGTKVKAIRKEVTRLCAELRPDAVALVNAFGVPDTCLAAPIGLGHLSP; this is translated from the coding sequence ATGGTGGATGACACCCGACCGACAGCCCACGAGCTGCTGTCCCTTCCCCGACTCGCTCCGCTCGTGCCCATGCTGTACGTGGCCTGGACGGACGGGGAGCTCACGCCGGAGGAGATTCGCGCCATGGGCTCCGCCGCCCGCGCGCAGCCCTGGCTGGACCTGCGCGCCAACACCGTGCTGGCACGCTGGCTGGACCCGCTGGTGCCGCCCAGCCCCGGTGAGCTGGCCCAGGTGCGCGAGCACATCCGCCGCACCGCGGAGCGCCTGTCCCACAGCGAACACAACAACCTCGCCGAGCTGGGCGCGCGGCTCGCCCAGGTGGGCAACGGCGACGAGGGCCTTCCCGCGCCCATGCCGGAGCTGACGCGCGCGCTGGCGCAGTTGGAGGAGTCCCTGGGCGTCTCCGGCAGCGAGGCCGTCCGCGCGCTCGTCCCCGCCGCTTCCCCCAGCCGCGCCGAACAGGGCACGCCCACGTCCTTCGACCCGGAGGCGCTGCGTGCCGTGCTGGACCGGACCTATCCGGAGACGCGCGCCCAGGTGCGCCAGTGGCTGGCGGACCCGGCCTACCGCTACACGGACACGCGCGACACGGCGAAGTACCGGGACCAGGTGCTCGCCTGGCTCAAGGCCATGGCCGACCACGGACTGGGGCGCATCGCCTTCCCCTCGGGCAATGAGACGAGCGCGGACCTGGGCGCCTTCGTGACCGCCTTCGAGACGCTGGCCTATTTCGACCTGAGCCTCGTCATCAAGGCCGGCGTCCACTTCGGCCTCTTCGGCGCCAGCATCCTCTTCCTCGGCACCGAGAAGCACCACCGGAAGTACCTGCCCCAGGTGGCCTCGCTGGAGCTGCCCGGCTGCTTCGCCATGAGCGAGCTGGGCCACGGCTCCAACGTCCGGGACGTGGAGACGGTGGCCCGCTACGACGCGGAGGCCGGCGAGTTCGTGGTGCACACGCCAACAGAGACGGCGCGCAAGGAGTGGATTGGCAACGCCGCGCGGCACGGGCGCATCGCCACCGTGTTCGCGCAGCTCGAGGTCGGTGGCCGGGTGCTGGGCGTCCACGCGCTGCTGGTGCCACTGCGCGACCCGGCCGGGAAGGTGCTGCCCGGGATTCGCATCGAGGACTGCGGCGAGAAGATGGGCCTCAACGGCGTGGACAACGGCCGCATTTGGTTCGAGCACGTCCGCGTCCCGCGGGAGAACCTGCTGGACCGCTTCGGACAGGTGAACGCGCAGGGCGAATACACCAGCGCCATCACCGGCGACTCCAAGCGCTTCTTCACCATGCTGGGCACACTGGTGGCGGGCCGGGTGAGCGTGGCCGCCGCGGCGCTGAGCGCGGCCAAGAGCGGGCTTACCATCGCCGTGCGCTACGGCGACCTGCGGCGCCAGTTCGGCCCCGCCGGCGACAAGGAGTTCCGCCTGCTGGACCACCAGGCCCACCAGCGGCGCCTGCTCGTGCCCCTGGCCAAGACGTACGCCATGGACTTCGCGCTGGAGTACCTGGTGGAGCGCTACGTGAAGCGCACCGAGGAGGACGCGCGCGAGGTGGAGTCGCTGGCGGCCGGCCTCAAGGCCTACAGCACCTGGCACACCACCGCCGTCCTCCAGGAGGCGCGCGAGGCGTGCGGCGGCCAGGGCTACCTCCAGGCCAACCGGCTGGCGGCGCTCAAGGCGGACACGGACGTGTTCACCACCTTCGAGGGCGACAACACGGTGCTGATGCAGTTGGTCGCCAAGGGCCTGCTCACCGGCTACCGGCAGCGCTTCGAGGACGACCGCGTCTTCGCCGTGCTGAAGCTGCTGGCGGACCGGGCCACCGCCGTGGTGGACCGCAACCCCTTCGCCGCGCGGCGCACCGACAGCGACCACCTGCGCGACAACGACTACCACCTGCGCGCGCTGCGCTTCCGCGAGGAGGAGCTGCTGGCCACCGTGTCCAAGCGCATCCGCAAGCGGCTGAGCGCGGGCGTGGAGGCCTTCGAGGCGTTCAACCAGGTCCAGGTCCACCTGCTGGAGCTGGCGCACGCCCACGTGGAGCGGCTGGTGCTGGAGCAGTTCCTCAAGGGCGTGGCGGACGTGAAGGACCCCGGATTGAAGACGGTGCTGGGGCGCCTGTGCGACCTCTACGGACTGTCCTGCCTGGAGTCCGCCAACGGCTGGTTCCAGGAGCACGGGTGGCTGGAGGGCACCAAGGTGAAGGCCATCCGCAAGGAGGTGACGCGGCTGTGCGCCGAGCTCCGCCCGGACGCGGTGGCGCTGGTGAACGCCTTTGGAGTACCGGACACCTGCCTCGCCGCGCCCATTGGATTGGGCCACCTGTCGCCATGA
- a CDS encoding phospholipase D-like domain-containing protein produces MDEMQELEALIPKPGALGFSGSVERARHEMHGPFSLPPGPEAFSFALYQSTGVGLIPGHALELLENGAVFERMLADIRAAQSSVHVLVYIWRPCALSDRVVEALVERARAGVACRVVVDPVGSEEIRGDRDFDQKVEKVLTDAGVEVHYFRLLAGKVLGRLLGRSHQKLVIVDGRIGYTGGFGIWKVWEGDGLKPDEWRDTHSRVEGPEVRRMQLSFSRHWQESGGGLIPPSAFPEAEPAGPCAAGFIDSAGKLGLTDAERWTRCRSTS; encoded by the coding sequence ATGGATGAAATGCAGGAGCTGGAGGCGCTGATTCCCAAGCCCGGGGCGCTGGGCTTCTCGGGCAGCGTGGAGCGTGCGCGACATGAGATGCACGGGCCCTTCTCGCTGCCGCCGGGGCCGGAGGCCTTCTCCTTCGCGCTGTACCAGTCCACGGGGGTGGGGCTGATTCCCGGACACGCGCTGGAGTTGCTGGAGAACGGCGCGGTCTTCGAGCGCATGCTGGCGGACATCCGCGCCGCCCAGAGCAGCGTCCATGTCCTGGTGTACATCTGGCGGCCCTGTGCGCTGTCGGACCGTGTCGTGGAGGCGCTGGTGGAGCGCGCCCGGGCGGGCGTGGCGTGCCGCGTGGTGGTGGACCCGGTGGGCAGCGAGGAGATTCGCGGCGACCGTGACTTCGACCAGAAGGTGGAGAAGGTGCTCACGGACGCTGGGGTGGAGGTCCACTACTTCCGGCTCCTGGCGGGCAAGGTGCTGGGCCGTCTTCTGGGGCGCAGTCACCAGAAGCTCGTCATCGTCGACGGGCGCATTGGCTACACGGGCGGCTTCGGCATCTGGAAGGTGTGGGAAGGCGACGGCCTGAAGCCGGACGAGTGGCGCGACACGCACAGCCGCGTGGAGGGCCCCGAGGTGCGCCGGATGCAGTTGTCGTTCTCCCGGCACTGGCAGGAGTCGGGTGGCGGGTTGATTCCACCGAGCGCCTTTCCGGAAGCGGAACCCGCGGGCCCCTGCGCCGCGGGCTTCATCGACAGCGCGGGCAAGCTGGGCCTCACCGACGCGGAGCGATGGACTCGCTGTCGCTCAACAAGTTGA
- a CDS encoding LamG domain-containing protein yields MLAGVLGLVGCTPEQQLQLEQDALSSSRAGLTMGGSSLLHRYSFTAGGTDSVSAAHATLEGGATTVNGEVILSGAGAYVNLPITGTLASLQDATFEAWVKWDSASGQTWARIFDFNDGVWNKSLVLTPRNGGFDSGPAVDAPRFSIFSPAISGEEQATSATGFPTGALTHVAVTMDSVARVNRLYIDGMQVAQTTTPTALTPASLGTLANAWLGRSAYSADPFFKGSISEFRVHGAALSSNDLTASYQAGPDTVMAPGTEHVVIDGRTDVAGMAADTTSVYWVEKRTNGQVMKASLSTGRAQVLASGRENPSAVTTDATFVYWVEDDKAIFKMPVNGGSITSLASGLSGIGQLVTDGAELFWTQGGSILHMPVQGGTPAILYTTALAGPLAVDGHHLYWMQPGGTIVKAARPGGPASSLWNSSNATTGIASDGTDLFIAENLSPYDILRLPVGGSQWALAFAVRYGNITSLAVGPNRVAWFDPSLGAILAKGK; encoded by the coding sequence ATGTTGGCGGGAGTCCTCGGTCTGGTGGGGTGCACGCCCGAGCAGCAACTCCAGCTTGAGCAAGACGCGTTGAGCAGTTCGCGTGCGGGCCTGACGATGGGCGGTTCGAGCCTCCTCCACCGCTACAGCTTCACCGCCGGCGGGACCGACTCGGTGAGCGCGGCGCATGCCACGCTCGAGGGGGGTGCCACGACCGTCAATGGCGAGGTGATTCTGAGCGGAGCGGGGGCCTATGTGAACCTGCCCATCACCGGGACCCTCGCCAGCCTCCAGGATGCGACCTTCGAGGCGTGGGTGAAGTGGGATTCCGCCTCGGGGCAGACGTGGGCGCGCATCTTCGACTTCAACGATGGCGTTTGGAACAAGTCCCTGGTCCTCACCCCGCGCAATGGCGGCTTCGACTCGGGGCCGGCGGTCGATGCGCCACGCTTCAGCATCTTCAGCCCGGCCATCAGTGGAGAGGAGCAGGCCACCAGTGCAACCGGGTTCCCAACGGGCGCACTCACGCACGTCGCCGTGACCATGGACAGCGTCGCGAGGGTCAACCGCCTGTACATCGACGGCATGCAGGTGGCTCAGACCACCACCCCTACCGCGCTCACTCCGGCGAGCCTGGGCACGCTCGCGAATGCGTGGTTGGGTCGTTCCGCCTATTCCGCGGATCCATTCTTCAAGGGCTCGATCTCCGAGTTCCGCGTTCACGGCGCTGCGCTGTCGTCGAATGACCTCACCGCCAGCTACCAGGCTGGCCCGGATACCGTGATGGCGCCTGGCACGGAGCACGTAGTCATCGACGGGCGAACGGACGTCGCGGGCATGGCCGCGGACACCACGAGCGTGTACTGGGTCGAGAAACGAACCAACGGCCAGGTGATGAAGGCGTCGCTCTCCACGGGTAGAGCGCAGGTGCTCGCCTCCGGCCGCGAAAACCCGAGCGCCGTGACCACGGATGCCACGTTTGTCTACTGGGTCGAGGACGACAAGGCCATCTTCAAGATGCCCGTCAATGGCGGGAGCATCACCTCCCTGGCCTCGGGGCTATCGGGGATTGGCCAGCTCGTCACGGATGGCGCGGAACTCTTCTGGACCCAGGGAGGCTCCATCCTCCACATGCCGGTCCAGGGCGGCACGCCTGCCATTCTCTATACGACGGCCCTGGCTGGCCCCCTCGCAGTGGATGGTCATCATCTCTACTGGATGCAGCCGGGCGGCACCATCGTGAAGGCAGCCAGGCCCGGCGGCCCTGCTTCATCCCTCTGGAATTCGTCGAACGCCACCACGGGTATCGCCAGCGACGGAACGGACCTCTTCATCGCGGAGAACCTGAGTCCATACGACATCCTCCGGCTCCCGGTAGGAGGGAGCCAGTGGGCGCTAGCGTTTGCCGTCAGGTACGGCAACATCACGAGCCTTGCCGTGGGGCCCAACCGCGTCGCCTGGTTCGACCCCAGCCTCGGTGCGATTCTCGCCAAGGGCAAGTAG
- a CDS encoding serine/threonine-protein kinase — translation MNRDDETELWLAIDEGILSREEAAALLQDARRLGRSPLELLQERGRISEETLASLMRENLVLEERPSGEQPSPEQTVTVDPVRAEQALAPGDADVPAFPLLGRERYQPVRFLGQGGMGRVFLAWDPRLRRQVALKFVRDEESHTRRFVSEARAQAKVKHERVCQVYEVGHVGGKVFIAMQYIDGQSLGAQVRSLTIEQKALVMREAALGVHAAHRVGLIHRDIKPSNIMVESSDDGTPRPYVMDFGLAREWNESVTASGAVLGTPHYMAPEQARGEVSGLDRRADVYSLGATLYFLLTGEVPIPGANGLEVLNSIATEEPRAPRLLAPGLPADLEAIALKCLEKDRDARYDSARALADDLERFLGGEPVLARTSFAYSLRKRLRKHRLLATVGAAALVTAGGALGWGIRARQEAAERERIVQRFTELVEGIESRGRYSALSRLHDIRQDRRALQAQMAELEAEIQRSGPQALGPGHHALGRGHLALGDEAKALEFLESSWRNGFRSPRAAYALALVSGRRYQQQLLEAQRIRVPALREAATREAERLYRDPALAWFKQSEGAQVPSREYVAALVAFYEGRFDDALLLADRAASELPWFHELPMLRGDVHAAQAFKRWNGGDPEGARASFEAGRKAYAAAIATAESDPAVYRSLALLENDAMVMELYGRGDVMPAYHRSLDALSRCLTIAPDDAQCVIRMARAHHRLAEHRLTHGGDGEEPLAKALEAARRALLVEPGLPAATFNLARSTWLQARYQIERGEDPRALLGEAAALFASIGVAHRDRAYHGDSGLVFTTWADYEEQIGRDSGGNRDKAILAYEAAIALDNRVPEDWINLGRAFFSRASRPLNAEAEQDLRRAAAALEEARALNPQHMALYFYAGQVDEQLARRRGRRGEDPRPVLAHGLEQYQRGIEINRRIPNFHNGMGVVHLLRAEDSWNRGEDPLPALEQARTCFEQAIAVAPGQGFAYANLGSLFVRRAHYLLALGESPLSSTHEAREALRQASERMPGAVWLRVLLGTVHVIQARVESDQGRDPGAAIARALKELHAALEVNSLEAEPWLQLGKAQALQAHWKAQRGSLQTESMEAAAKSFDRALTLSPDDPEYRLEAGRFYRRWAEHQNRTGRENGPLLLRGLEHAEQALKLRPDWAAARALRAGLKLEWVEAEPPGDPCTWRRQALDELTQALTHNSNLSNEWGGPLAGAQRLAACP, via the coding sequence ATGAATCGTGACGATGAGACGGAGCTCTGGCTCGCGATTGACGAGGGGATCCTGTCCCGCGAGGAGGCAGCGGCCCTGCTTCAGGATGCGCGACGCCTGGGACGAAGCCCACTGGAGTTGCTTCAGGAGCGGGGCCGGATTTCGGAAGAGACACTTGCCTCTCTGATGCGGGAGAACCTTGTCCTGGAGGAGCGCCCGTCAGGTGAGCAGCCCTCTCCCGAGCAGACCGTTACGGTCGACCCGGTCCGGGCTGAACAGGCATTGGCCCCAGGGGACGCCGACGTCCCTGCTTTCCCGCTCCTCGGGAGGGAGCGATACCAACCCGTGCGGTTCCTGGGACAGGGCGGAATGGGTCGTGTGTTCCTGGCCTGGGACCCACGGCTGCGCCGACAGGTCGCCCTCAAGTTCGTCCGCGACGAGGAATCGCACACTCGCCGCTTCGTTTCCGAGGCCCGTGCCCAGGCCAAGGTGAAACACGAGCGCGTATGTCAAGTGTATGAGGTGGGCCACGTCGGGGGGAAGGTCTTCATCGCCATGCAGTACATCGACGGCCAGTCGCTCGGCGCTCAGGTGCGCTCGCTCACCATCGAGCAGAAGGCACTGGTGATGCGCGAGGCTGCTCTGGGTGTTCATGCGGCCCACCGCGTCGGGCTCATCCACCGGGACATCAAGCCTTCCAACATCATGGTGGAGTCCTCCGACGACGGGACTCCCAGGCCCTATGTGATGGACTTCGGTCTTGCGCGTGAATGGAACGAGTCCGTCACGGCCAGTGGCGCCGTCTTGGGGACGCCGCACTACATGGCCCCGGAACAGGCTCGCGGAGAGGTGAGCGGGCTCGACCGCCGCGCGGATGTCTACAGCCTGGGGGCCACCCTCTACTTCCTCCTCACCGGCGAGGTCCCCATCCCTGGGGCCAATGGCCTGGAAGTGCTCAACAGCATCGCCACCGAGGAGCCGCGCGCGCCGCGCCTGCTTGCTCCAGGACTCCCGGCGGACCTGGAGGCCATTGCCCTCAAGTGTCTGGAGAAGGATCGCGACGCCCGTTACGACTCGGCGCGTGCATTGGCGGATGACCTGGAGCGTTTCCTGGGCGGCGAGCCGGTGCTGGCACGCACGAGCTTCGCGTACTCCCTGCGCAAGCGCCTGCGCAAACACCGGCTCCTGGCCACGGTGGGCGCCGCCGCGCTGGTCACGGCGGGAGGGGCCCTCGGTTGGGGCATCCGGGCCCGCCAGGAGGCCGCCGAGCGTGAGCGAATCGTCCAGCGATTCACCGAGCTGGTGGAGGGCATCGAGTCCAGGGGCCGCTACTCCGCGCTCTCGCGGCTGCATGACATCCGGCAGGACCGCCGGGCACTCCAGGCCCAGATGGCCGAACTGGAGGCGGAGATACAGCGCTCCGGTCCACAGGCGCTGGGCCCTGGGCACCATGCGCTGGGGCGTGGCCACCTCGCGCTCGGAGACGAGGCGAAGGCCCTGGAGTTCCTGGAGTCCTCCTGGCGCAATGGCTTTCGCTCGCCCCGGGCCGCGTATGCGCTCGCGCTGGTGAGCGGGCGGCGCTATCAGCAGCAACTCCTGGAGGCGCAGCGAATCCGTGTGCCGGCGCTGCGGGAGGCCGCGACGCGTGAAGCGGAGCGCCTCTACCGGGATCCGGCGCTCGCGTGGTTCAAGCAGAGTGAAGGCGCTCAGGTGCCCTCGAGGGAATACGTGGCGGCGCTGGTCGCCTTCTACGAGGGCCGCTTCGATGACGCCCTGCTCCTGGCGGATCGCGCCGCCAGCGAGCTGCCCTGGTTTCATGAGCTGCCCATGCTGCGCGGGGACGTCCATGCGGCACAGGCTTTCAAACGCTGGAACGGGGGAGACCCCGAGGGAGCCCGAGCGAGCTTCGAAGCCGGTCGCAAGGCCTACGCCGCCGCCATCGCCACCGCTGAAAGCGACCCCGCCGTCTACCGGTCCCTGGCCTTGCTCGAAAACGATGCGATGGTCATGGAGCTGTATGGCAGGGGGGATGTCATGCCTGCGTACCACCGCTCCCTGGACGCGCTCTCCCGTTGTCTCACCATTGCTCCGGACGACGCCCAGTGTGTTATCCGCATGGCGCGCGCGCACCACCGCCTGGCCGAGCACCGGCTCACCCATGGGGGCGATGGGGAGGAGCCTCTCGCGAAGGCGCTGGAGGCAGCGCGGCGTGCCCTCTTGGTGGAGCCCGGGCTTCCGGCGGCCACATTCAACCTGGCTCGGAGCACCTGGCTCCAAGCGCGCTATCAAATCGAGAGGGGCGAGGACCCACGCGCGCTGCTCGGAGAAGCCGCCGCGTTGTTCGCGAGCATCGGCGTGGCGCACCGGGACCGCGCCTACCACGGCGATTCAGGTCTCGTCTTCACGACATGGGCGGACTACGAGGAGCAGATTGGGAGGGATTCCGGCGGGAACAGGGACAAAGCCATCCTCGCCTACGAGGCGGCCATCGCCTTGGACAATCGTGTCCCCGAGGACTGGATCAACCTGGGTCGTGCGTTTTTTTCACGGGCTTCCCGTCCACTCAATGCGGAGGCGGAGCAGGACCTGCGGCGGGCGGCGGCGGCACTCGAGGAGGCTCGGGCCCTCAACCCCCAGCATATGGCGCTGTACTTCTATGCGGGGCAGGTCGACGAGCAGTTGGCTCGGCGGCGGGGTCGTCGCGGCGAGGATCCGCGACCCGTCCTGGCGCATGGATTGGAGCAGTATCAGCGGGGCATTGAAATCAACCGCCGGATCCCCAACTTCCATAACGGAATGGGCGTGGTGCACTTGCTGCGGGCCGAGGATTCCTGGAACCGGGGTGAGGATCCCCTGCCCGCGCTGGAGCAGGCTCGGACGTGCTTCGAACAGGCCATCGCTGTCGCGCCCGGACAGGGCTTTGCCTATGCGAACCTGGGCTCTCTCTTCGTCCGGCGCGCGCACTACCTGCTCGCGCTTGGCGAGTCGCCTCTTTCGAGCACGCATGAGGCAAGGGAGGCACTGAGACAAGCCTCCGAGAGGATGCCGGGGGCCGTGTGGCTGCGGGTCCTCCTCGGCACGGTGCATGTCATCCAGGCCCGCGTCGAGTCGGACCAAGGGCGAGACCCCGGGGCTGCCATCGCTCGCGCCCTGAAGGAACTCCACGCCGCGTTGGAGGTGAACTCCTTGGAGGCGGAGCCCTGGCTCCAGCTTGGCAAGGCGCAGGCCCTCCAGGCGCACTGGAAGGCACAGCGCGGGTCGCTCCAGACCGAGTCCATGGAGGCAGCGGCGAAGTCCTTCGACAGGGCCCTCACGCTCTCTCCAGACGACCCGGAATATCGCCTGGAGGCTGGCCGCTTCTACCGACGGTGGGCGGAACACCAGAATCGCACGGGTCGTGAAAACGGCCCGCTCCTTCTGCGGGGCCTCGAACACGCCGAGCAAGCGCTGAAGCTCCGGCCCGACTGGGCCGCGGCCCGCGCCCTGCGGGCCGGTTTGAAGTTGGAGTGGGTTGAAGCCGAGCCCCCCGGGGACCCGTGCACCTGGAGGCGCCAGGCCCTCGATGAGCTGACCCAGGCGCTCACGCACAATTCAAACCTCTCTAATGAGTGGGGTGGCCCACTCGCGGGCGCACAGCGGCTTGCCGCATGCCCCTGA